One window of Myxococcales bacterium genomic DNA carries:
- a CDS encoding OmpA family protein: MPRKIMTCLAAALLVLVILTGAQAADPALDVQLFRPSIFGGHFLAIEDAQNMASLCWGLGLYFNYADRPFVFGTDDEDLIDVTNSVFSGNLTLAFAPFSWLALGVDVPGHLTSRGREFTKIDNDLKAGEDTGASDLKNNATLGDIKAELKLVPLDEDKFGIGLALAPYATFPTGNPEVFLGEGTTNFGGRLILEKNLWDVINVAANGGYFYRPERDLLGTKIGSGYLFGAGVSRQIVGGLGFSLEYWGQQYKSSSNDSMQANPMEVTLTLHYLFDVGARLLAGGGPGLGGGAGSPDYRLIAGVDYFPCTAAPAPPPPKPEPTPPPPPPPPPVKTTLTVKVVDKITGELVKNSKITIKAEDKEIASTVLANGQWYNEVQPGKFTIVAGAEGYESVAKNIKVGQGKNRIATVKLREVIVIINNVLFDYDSDIIKPAAFATLDNVASVIQKKAAAGKLKKVAIGGHASSEGTDEYNMNLSKRRAESVKKYLVGKGVDAAMLEAIGYGETKPVADNATEEGRMKNRRVEFVLEE, from the coding sequence ATGCCTCGCAAAATAATGACTTGTTTGGCGGCGGCCTTGTTGGTGCTGGTGATCCTGACGGGCGCTCAAGCCGCGGATCCGGCACTGGATGTGCAACTGTTTCGCCCCAGCATTTTCGGCGGTCATTTTCTGGCGATCGAAGACGCCCAGAACATGGCCTCGCTCTGCTGGGGTCTGGGGCTGTATTTCAATTATGCGGACCGACCATTCGTGTTCGGCACCGACGACGAAGATCTGATCGACGTGACCAACTCGGTGTTTTCGGGCAATCTGACCTTGGCCTTCGCGCCGTTTTCGTGGCTGGCGCTGGGCGTCGACGTGCCGGGACACCTGACCAGCCGCGGGCGCGAATTCACGAAAATCGACAACGATCTGAAAGCCGGCGAGGACACCGGGGCGAGCGACCTGAAAAACAACGCCACCCTCGGCGACATCAAGGCGGAGCTCAAGCTCGTGCCGCTCGACGAGGATAAATTCGGGATCGGCCTCGCGCTGGCGCCTTATGCGACCTTCCCGACCGGTAATCCCGAGGTATTTCTCGGCGAAGGGACGACCAATTTCGGCGGCCGCTTGATCCTCGAAAAAAATCTGTGGGACGTCATCAACGTCGCGGCCAACGGCGGCTATTTCTATCGTCCCGAGCGGGACCTGCTCGGCACGAAGATCGGCAGCGGCTACTTGTTCGGCGCGGGCGTCAGCCGGCAAATCGTCGGCGGCCTCGGCTTCTCGCTCGAATACTGGGGCCAGCAATACAAATCCTCCTCGAACGATTCGATGCAAGCCAACCCGATGGAAGTGACGCTGACTCTGCACTACCTGTTTGACGTCGGCGCGCGGCTGCTGGCCGGCGGCGGCCCCGGCCTGGGCGGTGGAGCCGGCTCGCCCGATTACCGGTTGATCGCCGGCGTCGATTACTTCCCGTGCACGGCCGCACCGGCCCCGCCGCCGCCGAAACCGGAACCGACCCCGCCGCCTCCGCCGCCGCCACCGCCGGTGAAGACGACGCTGACCGTCAAGGTGGTCGATAAGATCACCGGCGAGCTGGTGAAAAACAGCAAAATCACCATCAAGGCGGAAGACAAGGAAATCGCCTCGACCGTGCTGGCCAATGGGCAGTGGTACAACGAAGTGCAACCGGGGAAATTCACGATCGTCGCCGGCGCCGAGGGGTATGAGTCGGTCGCGAAAAACATCAAGGTCGGCCAGGGCAAGAATCGGATCGCGACCGTCAAACTGCGCGAGGTGATCGTCATCATCAACAACGTCCTGTTCGATTACGATTCCGACATCATCAAACCGGCCGCGTTCGCCACCTTGGACAACGTCGCATCGGTCATTCAGAAAAAGGCCGCCGCCGGCAAGTTGAAAAAGGTGGCCATCGGCGGCCACGCTTCTTCCGAGGGCACCGACGAATACAACATGAATCTCTCCAAGCGTCGGGCCGAGTCGGTGAAGAAGTATCTGGTCGGCAAGGGCGTCGACGCCGCGATGCTCGAGGCGATCGGCTACGGCGAAACGAAACCGGTCGCGGACAACGCCACCGAGGAGGGCCGGATGAAGAACCGGCGCGTCGAGTTCGTTTTGGAGGAATAG
- the typA gene encoding translational GTPase TypA, whose protein sequence is MARKIIASRVQDRIRNIAIIAHVDHGKTTLVDKMLGQSGSFLRGEGNVEQALDSGDLERERGITILSKCTSLDYDGYHINVVDTPGHADFGGEVERVMRMVDSALLLVDAFEGPMPQTRFVTKKALARGLRPIVVINKIDRPGCDPLAAADAVLDLFISLDATEEQCDFPVIFASAKLGYAVRSLADEPKDLTPLFEVIRDFVPPPEVDLAASPALQVTTFTHDEYLGSLAIGRMESGVFHPGDRALLVRQDDTRETFKINNVLGFRGLHRFDLEEAVAGDIVALTGMDDLNVGETITSLENPRVLPRLEVDPPTVSMTFMANTSPTSGREGKFITSAKIKERLEREKKSNVSLRVEMTDLPDAFLVSGRGELHLSVLIETLRREGYEFMVSRPKVVTRQDDDGSLLEPYEAVVLDVESAHTGAIIESLSQRYGRVVDIRETGAGRTRLDFIVPTRGLLGYRTKFLNETHGTGVINSVFHHYGPWAGELKDRQNGVLIALEPCTTVTYALWKLEDRGVFFLGPGVPVYAGQIIGLHTRENDLIVNPGKGKKLTNIRAAGADEKNYLTPVKEMTIEEAIELINDDELVEFTPKSIRLRKRVLDHIDRKRTEKRNGIEAVG, encoded by the coding sequence ATGGCTCGAAAAATAATTGCATCCCGGGTGCAGGACCGCATCCGCAATATCGCGATCATCGCCCACGTGGATCATGGAAAAACCACGCTGGTCGACAAAATGCTCGGCCAGTCGGGCAGTTTTCTGCGCGGCGAAGGCAACGTCGAGCAAGCGCTGGATTCGGGCGACCTGGAGCGCGAACGCGGCATCACCATTCTCTCCAAATGCACCTCGCTGGATTACGACGGCTATCACATCAACGTCGTGGACACGCCGGGGCACGCCGATTTCGGCGGCGAGGTCGAGCGCGTCATGCGCATGGTGGATTCCGCCCTGCTGCTGGTCGACGCCTTCGAAGGCCCCATGCCGCAGACCCGGTTCGTGACGAAAAAGGCCCTGGCCCGCGGCCTCCGGCCGATCGTCGTCATCAACAAGATCGACCGTCCGGGCTGCGACCCGCTCGCCGCCGCGGACGCTGTGCTGGACCTGTTCATCTCGCTTGACGCCACCGAGGAGCAATGCGATTTCCCGGTGATCTTCGCCTCCGCCAAGTTGGGTTACGCCGTGCGTTCCCTCGCCGACGAGCCCAAGGATCTGACGCCGCTGTTCGAGGTCATCCGCGATTTCGTGCCGCCGCCCGAGGTGGATCTCGCCGCCTCGCCGGCTTTGCAGGTCACGACGTTCACCCACGACGAATACCTGGGCAGCCTGGCGATCGGCCGCATGGAATCGGGCGTCTTTCACCCGGGCGACCGCGCCTTGCTGGTGCGCCAGGACGACACGCGCGAAACGTTCAAAATCAACAACGTCCTCGGTTTTCGCGGTCTGCACCGGTTCGACCTGGAGGAGGCGGTGGCCGGCGATATCGTCGCCCTCACCGGGATGGACGACCTGAACGTCGGCGAAACGATCACTTCGCTCGAGAACCCGCGCGTCCTGCCCCGGCTGGAGGTCGATCCGCCCACCGTCAGCATGACATTCATGGCCAACACCTCGCCGACCTCCGGGCGCGAGGGCAAATTCATCACCAGCGCGAAAATCAAGGAGCGGTTGGAGCGGGAAAAGAAATCCAACGTCTCGCTCCGCGTGGAAATGACCGACCTGCCCGACGCCTTTCTCGTCAGCGGGCGCGGCGAGCTGCACCTGTCGGTGCTGATCGAAACCCTGCGGCGCGAGGGCTACGAGTTCATGGTCTCGCGCCCGAAGGTGGTGACTCGGCAGGATGACGACGGCTCGCTTCTGGAGCCCTATGAGGCGGTGGTGCTCGACGTCGAATCGGCGCACACCGGCGCGATCATCGAGTCGCTCAGCCAGCGCTACGGCCGCGTCGTCGACATCCGCGAAACCGGCGCCGGCCGTACCCGGCTGGATTTCATCGTGCCGACGCGCGGCCTGCTCGGTTACCGTACCAAGTTTCTGAACGAAACCCACGGCACCGGCGTGATCAATTCGGTGTTTCACCACTACGGCCCCTGGGCCGGCGAACTCAAAGACCGGCAAAACGGCGTTCTGATCGCGCTGGAACCGTGCACCACGGTCACCTACGCCCTCTGGAAGCTGGAAGACCGCGGCGTTTTCTTCCTCGGCCCGGGCGTGCCGGTCTACGCGGGGCAGATCATCGGCCTGCACACGCGTGAAAACGACCTGATCGTCAATCCCGGCAAGGGCAAAAAGCTGACCAACATCCGCGCCGCGGGCGCCGATGAGAAAAACTACCTCACGCCGGTCAAGGAGATGACGATCGAGGAAGCCATCGAACTGATCAACGACGACGAACTCGTCGAGTTCACGCCCAAATCCATCCGCCTGCGCAAGCGGGTTCTGGATCACATCGACCGGAAACGGACCGAGAAACGGAACGGCATCGAAGCGGTGGGTTAG
- a CDS encoding response regulator: MTAKKILVIEDNETCMEVAKAVLKIGGYAILKAGDAETGIELAQTEHPEVILMDISLPGMDGLEATRLLKADPDTARIPVIALTAHAMPGDREKTVEAGCDYCVTKPFDVQKFLELLADLLKKKPKK; this comes from the coding sequence ATGACCGCGAAGAAGATCCTGGTGATCGAGGACAACGAAACCTGCATGGAAGTGGCGAAGGCCGTCTTAAAAATCGGCGGCTATGCGATTCTGAAGGCCGGCGACGCCGAAACGGGAATCGAACTGGCCCAAACCGAACATCCCGAGGTGATCTTGATGGACATCAGCCTGCCGGGGATGGACGGGCTCGAGGCGACACGGCTGCTGAAGGCCGATCCCGACACCGCGCGGATTCCGGTCATCGCCCTGACGGCTCACGCCATGCCCGGCGATCGCGAAAAAACCGTCGAGGCCGGCTGCGACTATTGCGTCACCAAGCCCTTCGACGTGCAGAAATTTCTCGAACTGCTGGCTGATTTGTTGAAGAAGAAGCCGAAAAAATAG
- a CDS encoding PAS domain S-box protein: protein MIDKHPGEPGAWIHFLPDAAVILNGRGRIVEANEAAGRLFDEREPIAGEKLTALIRLADGAPSLTEILRRSRSGVWRGESRLARDNRSIDLEWSIRSLTAPEASPARFLAVARDVTERKNAAEADRESAERFRQLADLSQDIVYRVDFFPEPHFVYVSPTVQKISGYTPDEHYRDVMLPIRAIHPDDRATAAASLQGLESEQPTVYRAFHKDGHMIWLERRRALIRDREGKTIGAIGYLRDVTEQTKTQVELQANLLRNRIFRAALESSVSATSFCDLNGMITYANPAFVNLWGYANADELIGRHVSRVGGYPEQALTVMEALREKGEWQGSWPARRRDGGKFITFLSANVIRDEEDRPVMMMASFLDVTAEKNATDELRRAHDELEHRIEERTTELAERSRQLQEENRNRRQAENALRALLDAIPEVAFLIDAEGWVVQANAESARRMGVTLDELLRANAYELIDPETRARRRQLIDEAIRTGKPTLLIDHRDGHDYENHFYPALGVDGVPWGAAVLGFDITERLRAEESLRQSEALSRAVIENSPLGISIRSATGRLLRYNAAWQRIWAMSEDRIAQDLSRERTVLVFDEKDRYLDEWLPRVREIYERGGTLFIPELKTHSARPGVAEWISQYFYALKNPQGQVESVVVITQDLTTQRKALQAVAETQQRLADVIDFLPDATLVINDKGVVIAWNKAIETMTGVPAAEMIGKGDYEYSVPFYGERRPILIDLALHSDLNIESRYAEFKRVGDIWFGESYVTHLAEGDTYLSATAAVLRDSQGHITGAIECIRDNTEKKRTAQQAQIAYRAKNEFLAMMSHELRTPLHAILGFAEILAGGLAGRLADQQATYAKNIVASGKHLLQLINDLLDLSKVESGKMELTSSWLRIDELLADGLMMIQERATSRGISLTHLVPPELKGASCWADERKMRQILYNLLSNAVKFTPYGGVVKAGAIIQKDELIISVADTGIGLSSENQTRIFEAFEQVDSGYTRRHQGSGLGLALSRRLVEMHGGRIWVESEGEGHGSTFCFAIPTKIRTMIE from the coding sequence ATGATAGATAAACATCCCGGCGAACCGGGCGCCTGGATTCATTTTTTACCGGATGCCGCCGTCATACTCAACGGTCGGGGCCGAATCGTGGAAGCGAACGAAGCCGCCGGCCGCCTGTTCGACGAACGCGAGCCGATCGCCGGGGAAAAGCTGACCGCGCTGATCCGCCTGGCCGACGGAGCGCCGTCGCTGACCGAAATTCTGCGCCGTTCCCGCTCCGGCGTCTGGCGTGGCGAATCGCGCCTCGCCCGCGACAATCGCTCGATCGATCTGGAGTGGTCGATCCGGTCGCTCACCGCACCGGAAGCGTCGCCGGCTCGTTTTCTCGCCGTGGCGCGCGATGTCACCGAGCGAAAAAATGCAGCGGAAGCGGATCGCGAAAGCGCTGAACGTTTCCGTCAATTGGCGGATCTGTCGCAAGACATTGTCTATCGCGTCGATTTTTTCCCCGAACCGCATTTTGTTTATGTCAGCCCGACAGTTCAGAAAATCAGCGGCTACACCCCCGATGAACATTATCGGGATGTCATGCTGCCCATTCGGGCCATTCACCCGGACGACCGAGCGACCGCCGCGGCGTCCCTTCAGGGGTTGGAAAGCGAACAGCCGACCGTCTATCGCGCTTTCCACAAAGACGGTCACATGATCTGGCTGGAACGCCGCCGCGCGCTGATCCGCGACCGTGAGGGGAAGACCATCGGGGCCATCGGTTACTTGCGCGACGTTACGGAACAGACAAAAACCCAAGTCGAGCTGCAGGCGAATCTGTTGCGCAACCGGATTTTCCGTGCGGCCCTGGAAAGTTCGGTCAGCGCCACCTCGTTTTGCGACTTGAACGGCATGATCACCTATGCCAACCCGGCATTCGTGAATTTATGGGGTTACGCGAACGCCGACGAGTTGATCGGGCGCCACGTCTCGCGGGTCGGCGGCTACCCGGAACAAGCGTTGACGGTGATGGAAGCATTGCGGGAAAAAGGCGAATGGCAGGGATCCTGGCCCGCCAGACGTCGGGACGGCGGGAAATTCATCACTTTTTTATCGGCCAATGTCATCCGCGACGAGGAAGACCGGCCGGTGATGATGATGGCCTCGTTTCTGGATGTCACCGCCGAAAAAAACGCCACCGACGAATTGCGCCGGGCACACGACGAACTCGAGCACCGCATCGAGGAGCGGACGACGGAGCTGGCCGAACGCAGCCGGCAGTTGCAGGAAGAGAACCGCAATCGCCGGCAGGCGGAGAACGCTTTGCGGGCCTTGCTGGACGCGATACCCGAGGTGGCTTTTCTGATCGATGCCGAGGGATGGGTCGTCCAGGCCAATGCCGAGTCCGCGCGCCGCATGGGGGTGACGCTCGACGAACTGCTGCGCGCCAATGCCTACGAACTGATCGATCCGGAAACGCGGGCCCGGCGGCGCCAACTGATCGACGAGGCGATCCGCACCGGCAAACCGACGCTGCTCATCGACCATCGGGACGGCCATGATTATGAAAACCACTTTTACCCCGCGCTCGGCGTGGACGGCGTTCCATGGGGCGCGGCGGTTCTCGGTTTCGACATCACCGAACGACTGCGCGCTGAAGAGTCGCTACGGCAAAGCGAAGCCTTGAGCCGCGCGGTCATCGAGAATTCGCCGCTGGGAATTTCGATTCGCTCCGCAACCGGTCGTTTGTTGCGTTACAACGCGGCCTGGCAACGGATTTGGGCGATGAGCGAGGACCGCATCGCGCAGGATTTGTCCCGGGAGCGGACGGTGCTGGTCTTCGATGAAAAAGATCGCTACCTCGACGAATGGCTGCCGCGGGTGCGCGAAATTTACGAGCGCGGCGGCACGCTGTTCATCCCGGAACTGAAGACCCACTCGGCTCGGCCCGGCGTGGCCGAATGGATTTCGCAATATTTTTACGCGCTGAAAAATCCGCAGGGCCAGGTGGAAAGCGTCGTCGTCATCACCCAAGACCTCACGACGCAGCGAAAAGCCCTGCAAGCCGTGGCGGAAACGCAGCAGCGGTTGGCCGACGTCATCGATTTCCTCCCCGATGCGACCTTGGTCATTAATGACAAGGGCGTGGTGATCGCCTGGAACAAAGCGATCGAAACCATGACCGGCGTTCCGGCCGCGGAGATGATCGGCAAGGGGGATTACGAATACTCCGTGCCGTTCTATGGCGAACGGCGGCCGATCCTCATCGATCTCGCGCTCCATTCCGACTTGAATATCGAGTCCCGGTATGCGGAGTTCAAACGGGTCGGCGATATCTGGTTCGGCGAATCCTACGTGACGCATTTAGCGGAGGGCGACACCTATCTTTCGGCGACCGCCGCCGTCCTGCGCGACTCCCAAGGCCACATTACCGGCGCCATCGAGTGCATCCGCGACAACACCGAAAAAAAGCGGACCGCCCAGCAGGCGCAAATCGCCTACCGCGCGAAAAACGAATTCCTGGCGATGATGAGCCACGAATTGCGCACGCCGTTGCACGCGATTCTCGGTTTCGCCGAAATCCTGGCCGGGGGGCTGGCCGGCCGCCTCGCGGATCAACAGGCGACCTACGCCAAGAATATCGTGGCCAGCGGCAAGCACTTGTTGCAACTGATCAACGACCTGCTGGATTTATCGAAGGTCGAGTCCGGCAAGATGGAGTTGACTTCATCGTGGCTCCGGATCGACGAACTGCTGGCCGACGGCCTGATGATGATTCAAGAACGGGCCACGAGCCGAGGCATTTCCCTGACCCACCTGGTGCCGCCGGAGCTCAAAGGAGCGTCCTGTTGGGCGGATGAACGAAAAATGCGGCAAATCCTTTACAATTTGCTTTCCAACGCGGTCAAATTCACGCCCTACGGCGGCGTGGTGAAAGCCGGCGCGATCATCCAAAAGGACGAATTGATCATCTCGGTGGCCGACACGGGAATCGGTCTGAGTTCCGAAAACCAAACGCGTATTTTCGAGGCGTTCGAGCAGGTCGATTCCGGCTACACCCGCCGGCATCAGGGTTCGGGTTTGGGGTTGGCCTTGTCCCGCCGCCTGGTCGAAATGCACGGCGGGCGGATTTGGGTGGAAAGCGAAGGCGAGGGGCACGGCAGCACATTCTGCTTTGCCATTCCGACAAAAATTCGTACCATGATCGAGTAG